In Topomyia yanbarensis strain Yona2022 chromosome 2, ASM3024719v1, whole genome shotgun sequence, one DNA window encodes the following:
- the LOC131682587 gene encoding protein Wnt-1-like: protein MVKHKKFFCFRPSNILPTSLPSWPAVRGDSGSFRNNAVRRKTIQLLLILLIYFNGFTSGSWWRVADLSLDVKHFHRDNRSFEICNENTFFTQHQREICYNNPELLKVIVNAANIAKYECQNYFQNSRWNCSVKRGSEIFYGNFDDKGNRETAYLSAINSASLAWTITRYCTKGELTMCTCDHIQRKKHSKWTWGGCSEDVNYGIKQARQFVDPQEDSSLSFGLMNLHNNEAARRTLRGKMQKVCKCHGMSGSCTTRVCWRRLPPMKVMAETLGSMFDAAALVKPVENKGIIKKLKRKDSQYKKVNKSDLVYIADSPDYCEENESLGIFGTRGRFCNRTSYGIEGCRLLCCGRGYQTRIRNVEEKCNCKFVWCCSVKCDTCSVRKDEYICN, encoded by the exons ATGGTGAAGCATAAGAAGTTCTTTTGCTTCCGACCTTCGAACATTCTACCGACATCGCTCCCCAGTTGGCCAGCGGTCCGTGGTGACAGCGGCTCATTCAGAAATAATGCAGTAAGGCGAAAGACAATccagttgctgttgattttgctAATATACTTCAACGGATTCACCAGTGGCAGCTGGTGGCGGGTGGCAGATCTTTCCTTGGACGTTAAACATTTCCATCGAGATAACCGGAGCTTTGAGATTTGCAATGAGAACACCTTTTTCACGCAACATCAACGAGAGATTTGCTACAATAATCCGGAACTGTTGAAG GTTATCGTGAACGCAGCGAATATCGCCAAATATGAGTGTCAAAACTACTTTCAGAACAGCAGATGGAACTGTTCAGTTAAACGTGGATCAGAGATATTCTACGGAAATTTCGACGACAAAG GAAACCGCGAAACCGCTTATCTCAGTGCTATAAACTCCGCTTCGCTGGCGTGGACCATCACCAGGTACTGCACTAAGGGCGAGTTGACAATGTGCACATGTGACCACATACAGCGTAAAAAGCACAGCAAGTGGACATGGGGCGGATGTTCAGAGGACGTCAATTATGGCATCAAACAGGCGCGCCAGTTTGTCGACCCACAGGAAGATAGTTCTTTGAGCTTTGGCTTGATGAACTTGCACAACAACGAGGCTGCTCGAAGA ACTTTGCGAGGTAAAATGCAAAAAGTGTGCAAATGCCACGGAATGTCCGGCTCGTGCACGACGCGAGTTTGCTGGCGACGGTTACCGCCAATGAAGGTGATGGCTGAAACACTAGGCTCCATGTTTGATGCAGCCGCTCTAGTCAAA CCGGTTGAAAATAAAGGCATCATCAAAAAGCTAAAACGGAAGGATTCGCAgtacaaaaaagtaaataaatctgACCTGGTGTACATCGCCGATTCACCCGACTATTGCGAAGAGAATGAGAG CCTCGGCATATTCGGCACACGAGGACGCTTTTGCAATCGGACATCCTATGGTATAGAGGGCTGTCGACTGCTCTGTTGTGGCCGGGGTTACCAGACGAGGATTCGCAACGTGGAGGAAAAGTGCAACTGCAAGTTCGTCTGGTGCTGCTCGGTCAAGTGTGACACGTGCAGTGTTCGTAAGGATGAATACATCTGCAACTGA